In Aspergillus nidulans FGSC A4 chromosome II, a single window of DNA contains:
- a CDS encoding uncharacterized protein (transcript_id=CADANIAT00004137), translated as MPWKPPPNTGLAHLLQQRFELFGDQVAVEQGNRVVTFQELYLSAVRGAHKIQRQIDTNVRERPKRSIPIPILAARGIDHIICQIAAVFAGGSCVPLDVDLPEERLVELINNLGEDSLLLADYQNRNRCLSTRIPRIVIDFSSQQVVDREVEHEQLQVATNGPASCSHIYHTSGSTGMPKAVQVLARGLINLTFNEFQPLRRGQRLGHVCNIGFDVSMWEIWAGILHGATIVVFERDEILDAFLMQQKLREARVDVIWQTTSLLGTIAHICPAAYATVDTLLTGGEAINLQTIKRIFDHGPPRRLYNAYGPTELSVFSTYHLVSEADVAGGVIPIGRPLSGYYAFVVDSDLQAIPDGEIGELVVGGLGVAAGYLGNPERTAKVFVNASHLGIPGNGIVYRTGDLVRKNGEQLEYLGRRDNEVKIRGQRVELEAVERCLLETQLVSLAVALKVSEPWTGGGSGAPSSLLAAYVVPLSGGIDAKSISRAYRERVPHLMVPHLKTVDSISLTGSGKIDRKKLAHDFESELQSTKLSTNGFSCRNLQPQLKDVGDRVRHAWAHILGHTPASLSMQDDFFSLGGTSLHAVHLLNNLNTSMGLSLRAATVFENPTLEGMSEAVSRLLHNTPAASTSVTSKIPLWIQDMRLGKGLQRNAGTPPSWQDESEGRVFLTGATGFVGAMLLAQLLAHPRVKAVACLIRAKDESHARDRIRDTLSKYNLALYPHEEAKIEAVAGDLSQPNLGFEEEQYQHYAQWSSVVFHLAAHVNYIEPYSTHRAANVTGTLNAILFSQAHRTKSLHYTSSISAYGPTGFVTGTRYLAEDERPQDHMLALEFDTGYAQSKFTAETIVWNAIDAGLPIAIYRLGTVLGYTSGKGPMHANPADFLTRLVKTCIQQGVYPCLSDHKDSIVPVNFVVSSLMHISSRTASLHRAYNVVHPHQCTLDFSAVFQSISNHLGTDCLREVPYREWIEVTSIASDNPLTSLLPMLSEPVRDGLSRWEMQRSAPKFLTENLHQALADVPEILSCPPPSALLDAYISCWIHDATAQEGTPTSFHWTEGEKSLKNQAAKEINSFVQNRCILG; from the coding sequence ATGCCTTGGAAACCTCCACCTAATACAGGGCTCGCTCACCTCCTCCAACAGAGATTCGAGCTCTTTGGCGATCAAGTAGCGGTCGAACAAGGGAACCGCGTTGTGACTTTTCAGGAGCTGTATCTCAGCGCGGTGAGAGGGGCACATAAGATTCAGAGGCAGATCGATACGAATGTGCGAGAGCGACCGAAGAGATCTATACCGATTCCGATTCTTGCGGCTCGAGGGATAGACCATATTATCTGTCAAATAGCAGCGGTTTTTGCTGGCGGCAGCTGTGTTCCGCTGGATGTTGACCTTCCTGAAGAGCGCCTGGTGGaactcatcaacaaccttgGAGAAGATTCGCTGCTGTTAGCAGATTATCAGAACCGGAACCGCTGTCTATCTACGCGTATCCCGCGCATCGTGATTGACTTCTCCTCGCAGCAGGTTGTTGACCGAGAAGTCGAACACGAACAGCTACAAGTTGCCACAAATGGTCCGGCCTCGTGTTCCCACATTTATCACACATCCGGGTCAACGGGGATGCCCAAGGCCGTTCAGGTTCTGGCTCGGGGGCTAATTAATCTCACGTTCAACGAGTTCCAGCCACTGCGACGAGGCCAACGGCTTGGGCATGTCTGCAACATTGGGTTCGACGTGTCAATGTGGGAGATATGGGCTGGAATCTTGCACGGCGCAACGATAGTGGTCTTTGAGAGAGACGAGATCCTAGATGCGTTCCTCATGCAGCAGAAGCTCCGCGAGGCTAGGGTAGATGTCATCTGGCAGACGACTTCGCTACTTGGGACAATTGCGCATATTTGTCCGGCGGCCTATGCGACAGTCGACACGCTTCTCACTGGAGGTGAAGCAATCAATCTGCAGACGATCAAGAGGATATTCGATCACGGTCCACCTCGAAGACTATACAATGCGTACGGCCCTACTGAGTTGTCCGTCTTTTCGACGTATCATCTTGTTTCTGAAGCAGATGTTGCAGGGGGCGTTATCCCAATTGGAAGACCACTTAGCGGGTACTATGCTTTCGTTGTCGATTCAGACCTCCAGGCAATTCCTGATGGCGAGATTGGTGAGCTTGTGGTCGGAGGCCTGGGCGTTGCTGCTGGGTATCTTGGTAACCCTGAGCGGACTGCCAAGGTGTTTGTAAACGCATCACATTTGGGCATTCCAGGCAACGGAATCGTTTATAGAACAGGAGATCTGGTCAGGAAAAACGGCGAGCAACTGGAGTACCTTGGGCGACGGGACAACGAGGTCAAGATCCGCGGGCAGAGAGTCGAACTCGAGGCTGTCGAGCGCTGTCTGCTGGAGACCCAGCTGGTATCGCTGGCAGTGGCACTCAAAGTTTCGGAACCATGGACTGGTGGAGGTTCAGGCGCACCTTCGTCGCTACTGGCAGCTTACGTTGTGCCTCTGTCAGGTGGAATTGACGCGAAGTCTATATCTCGCGCCTACAGAGAGCGCGTGCCGCACCTCATGGTTCCTCATCTAAAGACGGTAGACAGCATCTCCCTTACAGGGAGTGGGAAGATTGACCGGAAGAAGCTAGCTCACGACTTTGAGAGTGAGCTGCAGAGCACAAAGCTGAGTACCAATGGTTTTAGTTGCAGGAATTTACAGCCTCAGCTGAAGGATGTGGGAGACCGTGTGCGGCACGCATGGGCACACATCCTGGGCCATACCCCTGCCAGCCTCTCCATGCAGGATGACTTTTTCTCACTCGGAGGGACGTCTCTTCATGCGGTGCACTTGCTCAATAACCTCAATACATCCATGGGTCTCTCGCTCAGGGCCGCTACAGTGTTTGAGAACCCGACGCTGGAAGGCATGTCTGAGGCAGTGAGCAGACTGCTGCACAATACACCTGCAGCATCGACAAGCGTGACAAGCAAGATCCCCCTATGGATCCAGGATATGCGTCTCGGCAAAGGCCTCCAACGCAATGCGGGAACACCTCCAAGCTGGCAAGACGAGTCCGAGGGGCGCGTTTTCCTCACAGGGGCAACTGGCTTCGTAGGGGCAATGCTCCTGGCTCAGCTGCTAGCACATCCACGAGTAAAAGCAGTTGCCTGCCTAATACGCGCTAAAGATGAGAGCCATGCTCGTGACCGCATCCGAGACACCCTCAGCAAGTATAACCTGGCCCTATATCCACACGAGGAGGCCAAGATCGAGGCCGTTGCTGGTGACTTATCCCAGCCCAACCTCGGCTTTGAGGAAGAGCAATATCAGCATTACGCGCAATGGTCTAGTGTTGTCTTCCACCTAGCAGCACACGTCAACTACATAGAGCCATACTCCACCCACCGTGCGGCAAATGTGACTGGGACTCTGAAtgccatcctcttctcccaagcccaTCGGACCAAATCATTACACTATACATCAAGTATCAGCGCGTACGGTCCAACGGGCTTCGTGACGGGAACCCGCTACTTGGCGGAGGACGAGCGGCCGCAAGACCATATGCTTGCCCTTGAATTCGACACTGGGTATGCGCAAAGCAAGTTTACAGCCGAAACGATCGTCTGGAACGCGATAGATGCCGGACTGCCGATCGCCATATACCGGCTAGGGACGGTTCTAGGGTACACTAGTGGCAAGGGGCCGATGCACGCGAACCCGGCCGATTTCCTTACTCGTCTAGTAAAGACTTGCATCCAGCAGGGAGTCTATCCATGCCTGTCCGATCACAAAGATAGCATCGTCCCCGTTAATTTCGTTGTTTCGAGTCTAATGCATATATCATCCAGAACTGCGAGCCTGCATCGTGCCTACAATGTTGTGCATCCTCATCAATGCACCTTGGATTTCTCAGCCGTATTCCAGTCCATCAGCAACCATTTAGGCACTGATTGCCTACGCGAAGTCCCTTATAGGGAGTGGATAGAAGTAACATCCATTGCCTCAGATAATCCTCTGACTTCGCTTCTGCCAATGCTGAGCGAGCCAGTTAGGGACGGTCTCTCGCGGTGGGAGATGCAGCGTTCGGCGCCAAAATTCTTAACTGAGAATCTTCACCAAGCGCTAGCTGACGTCCCAGAGATTCTATCCTGCCCGCCGCCCAGTGCTCTGCTTGATGCATACATTTCATGCTGGATTCACGACGCAACTGCCCAAGAAGGAACACCAACTAGTTTTCACTGGACGGAGGGTGAGAAATCATTGAAGAaccaagcagccaaagagATTAATAGTTTCGTGCAGAATAGGTGTATTCTCGGATAG
- a CDS encoding uncharacterized protein (transcript_id=CADANIAT00004138) — MHVSRDYAPGLQYVLPSAPVDDIFYLLKRDGAVVIRNLISHEDLDQTYEEIEDTLNADLEWDGEFFPKETKRANGLIGISPTYVRTQLMHPLFQATSAHFLTTRSTYWWGNKRKESVSRPYVQAALAIQVGPGAKAQPLHCDSYINHRVVDEIAEWNDERDANRETSLGMSSCPDTPPPESAIIVPRLSKGDAFMMLSSLRHGGGNNTTSDQHRLIYCSFATRGFLRQEENQYLAVPGDVVKSYDRATQQFIGYYISEPACGQVNQRDPIYVLYPEDAAKPSDF, encoded by the exons ATGCATGTCTCCAGAGACTACGCCCCTGGTCTGCAGTATGTCCTCCCCAGCGCCCCCGTTGATGACATATTCTATCTTTTGAAACGTGACGGCGCCGTGGTCATCCGGAATTTGATTTCCCACGAAGACCTGGATCAGACATACGAAGAAATTGAAGACACGCTGAACGCGGACCTAGAATGGGACGGCGAGTTCTTTCCAA AGGAAACTAAACGGGCCAATGGCCTCATAGGCATTAGCCCAACCTACGTCCGCACGCAGTTAATGCATCCGCTCTTTCAAGCGACCAGCGCCCATTTCCTGACCACACGAAGCACATACTGGTGGGGCAACAAGCGCAAAGAGTCCGTCTCCAGGCCGTACGTGCAGGCGGCATTGGCTATACAGGTCGGGCCCGGTGCAAAGGCCCAGCCGTTACATTGTGACTCCTATATCAATCATCGGGTCGTAGACGAGATAGCCGAGTGGAACGATGAGCGCGATGCGAACCGCGAGACCTCGCTTGGGAT GTCTTCCTGCCCCGATACTCCACCTCCTGAATCCGCTATCATTGTGCCCAGACTGTCAAAAGGTGACGCATTCATGATGCTCTCGTCCCTTCGGCATGGTGGGGGCAACAATACCACGTCCGATCAGCACAGACTCATCTACTGCAGTTTTGCGACGCGCGGGTTCCTGCGTCAGGAGGAGAACCAGTATCTCGCTGTTCCGGGGGATGTGGTGAAGAGCTATGACAGGGCTACGCAGCAGTTCATCGGGTACTATATCAGCGAACCAGCTTGCGGACAAGTAAACCAGCGGGACCCCATCTATGTGCTTTATCCGGAGGATGCGGCAAAGCCGAGTGATTTTTGA
- a CDS encoding uncharacterized protein (transcript_id=CADANIAT00004139): MPDILEDRLRMPRSNIQFLTSIILSMNAILTILIAPFTGYLSDKVARKNNLMLWSYAVNTLGTIFTAASSTLAGFIIGRLIQTVGGSLIYIAGMAMLGGAVGPEHLSKAMGICVLLISGGFLSAPALSATLWEFSTYAVTWLSAFAVLLVGVLLQALVIEPYLLPRESGQNGRDSEHSFDFAGIREESESDSQSSCRREAETECLIAGSTSHGRGLEAGATGYYTFSDPHKLHLPTSTTIYRRMLRKKRVVTALVAETLLAALIASFEATIPLHIRDAFQWSSLEAGILFLILQAPTLILVIPIGWLKDRIGMRLPVSLGFLVMAPSLWLLGVPGAKQFQWAAGKTGEVLYVVMLVAIGVARTLVLGFGGVEVLRGANEVATEFPGFAEGGISLYSRAFVLSNITWKFGMFLGPLVSGALTKSVGYYAMNLVLGKQHYAQTLGEMR, translated from the exons ATGCCCGACATCCTAGAAGACCGCCTGCGAATGCCACGCTCAAATATCCAGTTCCTCACCTCAATTATTCTTTCCATGAACGCAATTCTCACGATACTTATTGCTCCCTTTACAGGGTACCTCTCTGATAAAGTGGCACGGAAAAATAATCTCATGCTCTGGTCTTATGCAGTGAACACGCTGGGGACAATATTTACAGCGGCGTCTAGCACAC TGGCCGGATTCATTATCGGACGTTTGATACAAACCGTTGGGGGTTCGTTAATATATATCGCTGGAATGGCTATGCTGGGCGGCGCTGTTGGCCCAGAGCATCTATCCAAAGCAATGGGCATATGCGTCCTCCTCATATCTGGCGGCTTTCTCTCCGCTCCTGCGTTGTCGGCCACTCTCTGGGAGTTTTCTACCTACGCAGTGACCTGGCTATCTGCCTTTGCAGTGCTGCTTGTCGGGGTTCTCCTCCAGGCCCTTGTCATCGAACCGTATCTCCTCCCGCGTGAATCCGGTCAGAATGGACGAGACAGTGAACATTCTTTTGACTTCGCCGGGatcagagaagaaagcgaaTCTGACTCTCAGAGCTCGTGTCGTCGGGAAGCGGAGACGGAATGTCTGATTGCGGGCTCAACCAGCCACGGGCGAGGcctggaagctggagcaaCTGGTTACTATACCTTTTCGGACCCTCATAAGCTTCATCTGCCCACATCCACAACCATATATCGTAGAATGCTCCGCAAGAAACGTGTCGTCACAGCCCTCGTAGCCGAGAcgctgctggcggcgctAATCGCCAGTTTCGAAGCTACCATTCCTCTGCACATCAGAGACGCCTTCCAGTGGAGTAGTCTTGAAGCTGGAATCCTTTTCCTGATTCTGCAGGCCCCGACATTGATCCTCGTCATTCCGATTGGCTGGCTCAAGGATCGCATTGGCATGCGGCTTCCTGTGTCATTGGGGTTTTTGGTCATGGCTCCTTCACTCTGGTTACTAGGGGTTCCGGGAGCGAAGCAGTTCCAGTGGGCGGCTGGAAAGACCGGTGAAGTCCTCTACGTAGTCATGCTGGTAGCAATTGGGGTTGCGAGAACGCTGGTGCTTGGGTTTGGGGGTGTTGAGGTGTTGA GAGGTGCGAACGAGGTTGCGACCGAGTTTCCCGGCTTTGCTGAGGGGGGTATCTCTCTCTACTCCCGTGCGTTCGTTCTGTCGAATATTACCTGGAAATTCGGCATGTTTCTAGGGCCCTTGGTTTCCGGGGCATTGACCAAATCAGTTGGCTATTATGCGATGAACTTGGTTCTTGGTAAGCAACATTACGCCCAGACATTAGGGGAAATGCGCTAA
- a CDS encoding aromatic alcohol reductase (transcript_id=CADANIAT00004140): MLARNISTGSWLPPALVPSNNQYPMAKVQTIALAGGTGDLGRYLHEELVKDRRFAVALLTRETSQKTNTSTLPNTTIHPTDYSESSIVSILDSTGATALISLIRCPNSVYEPLHKTLIHACLASNTCKRFIPSEWAGDIEGFPDIPISYSKTRAPLRRYLQDLDQQSEKEGSKPQLEWTLFNLGWFMDYFLPPSQSYMRYIEGEFPIDVASWTYTGCGQGFGRAVGQREGVVRLCFFPYDCVCKRLINPLSKLPDRTLTKKYRSAEEIASDIREYESQPDVEDVGVVEVEHWTITGATACPKEKTLRQREKYFSAVHFMSLEEMLSLAESQGHV, from the exons ATGCTAGCTAGAAATATATCCACTGGTTCATGGCTTCCACCTGCACT AGTCCCAAGCAACAACCAGTACCCAATGGCCAAAGTACAGACAATTGCTCTAGCCGGTGGAACTGGCGACCTCGGCCGCTATCTTCACGAAGAGCTGGTGAAAGACAGGCGGTTTGCCGTGGCTCTATTGACGCGGGAG ACCTCACAGAAGACAAACACCTCGACGCTTCCCAATACTACGATCCATCCAACAGACTACAGCGAATCATCTATTGTCTCGATTCTGGATTCCACCGGCGCAACAGCCCTCATCTCCCTCATCCGCTGCCCAAACAGCGTCTACGAGCCTCTCCACAAGACCCTCATCCACGCATGTCTCGCGTCCAATACCTGCAAGCGTTTCATCCCTTCCGAGTGGGCTGGTGATATAGAAGGGTTTCCCGATATCCCCATCTCTTATTCAAAGACCCGAGCACCGCTGCGGCGGTACTTACAGGACCTTGACCAGCAATCTGAGAAAGAAGGTTCAAAGCCACAGCTGGAATGGACATTGTTCAACCTCGGCTGGTTCATGGACTATTTCCTCCCCCCAAGCCAGTCGTACATGAGATACATAGAGGGCGAATTCCCAATTGACGTTGCGAGCTGGACGTATACG GGATGTGGCCAGGGCTTTGGCAGAGCTGTTGGCCAGCGAGAAGGAGTGG TGcgtctttgcttcttccccTATGATTGCGTATGCAAACGGCTAATCAATCCGCTGAGCAAACTACCAGACCGTACTTTGACCAAGAAATACCGCTCTGCCGAGGAGATTGCTTCTGACATCCGCGAGTACGAATCGCAACCAGATGTAGAAGATGTGGGCGTTGTCGAGGTGGAACATTGGACTATCACTGGGGCGACAGCTTGTCCGAAAGAGAAGACGCTTCGGCAGCGGGAGAAATACTTTTCTGCAGTCCATTTCATGTCGCTAGAAGAAATGCTCAGTTTGGCTGAAAGCCAGGGCCATGTCTAG
- a CDS encoding fumarylacetoacetate hydrolase family protein (transcript_id=CADANIAT00004141), translating to MTSPAYAHHFSIKNLPYGVASSPTHGQQCATRLHNTVIFLGDLQNSGFFGDISLPNGIFMNSTLNGYAALPKSVHTAVRATLQSVLGESGLNGLPENSKADITTVKLHLPVEILGFTDFSNSLNHVQNAGRAILNDPSPPPGFFHFPIGYTGRASTVVVSGTPITRPCGHFYDRSNPVARKVVYGPSRALDYEMELGVVVGRPFGWGSAEGIPATDAEEYVFGFVVLNDWSARDIQGLEMVPLGPLNGKAFGTTVSPWIVTTDALAPFKVAGPEPRVELEEHLKDEKEGNFDIVMKVEIIHPPAGQSTSSAATNSNEGAGNNTEDKSVSHIATSAAKELFWNHRQMIAHLTSCGSDLRTGDLLGTGTVSGSLEGSYGCLLESTKGGKQAVTLADGGERVYLLDGDIVRMSAFLGDEASGVGFGECTGEIYPVISS from the exons ATGACATCTCCAGCGTATGCTCACCATTTCTCCATCAAGAATCTCCCTTACGGAGTAGCCTCCTCGCCAACACACGGTCAACAATGCGCAACCCGGCTCCACAAcaccgtcatcttcctcggcgaTCTCCAGAATTCCGGCTTCTTTGGCGATATTTCTCTGCCGAATGGAATCTTCATGAATTCCACCCTGAATGGGTATGCGGCCCTTCCGAAGTCCGTCCACACAGCGGTCCGCGCAACGCTGCAGTCTGTTTTGGGCGAATCCGGCCTGAATGGCCTTCCAGAGAACTCCAAGGCTGATATTACGACGGTCAAATTGCATCTTCCTGTGGAGATATTGGGGTTTACGG ATTTCTCCAATTCGCTCAACCATGTCCAGAATGCCGGACGCGCAATTCTAAACGACCCTTCTCCCCCACCAGGCTTCTTCCATTTCCCAATTGGATACACAGGGCGTGCGTCGACGGTTGTCGTCTCAGGGACACCAATAACCCGACCCTGCGGGCACTTCTACGACCGCAGCAATCCGGTCGCTAGGAAGGTGGTGTATGGGCCGTCCCGCGCGCTGGACTATGAGATGGAACTTGGTGTCGTCGTTGGGAGACCTTTCGGATGGGGATCCGCAGAAGGAATTCCTGCTACTGATGCAGAGGAGTATGTTTTTGGGTTCGTAGTGCTTAACGATTGGAGTG CCCGCGACATCCAGGGTCTTGAGATGGTCCCTCTGGGACCGTTGAACGGAAAGGCTTTTGGTACTACAGTCTCGCCCTGGATTGTCACCACGGACGCTCTGGCTCCGTTCAAGGTAGCAGGTCCAGAACCGAGGGTTGAACTTGAAGAGCACCTGAAGGACGAAAAGGAAGGGAACTTTGATATTGTGATGAAGGTTGAGATTATCCACCCACCCGCCGGGCAAAGCacgtcttcagcagcaacgaATAGCAATGAGGGTGCTGGTAACAACACTGAAGACAAATCCGTCTCTCATATCgccaccagcgccgccaaagaactcTTCTGGAACCATCGGCAGATGATCGCGCATCTGACAAGCTGCGGGTCGGATCTGCGCACTGGGGATCTACTGGGCACAGGCACAGTGAGTGGGTCTCTGGAAGGCTCGTATGGGTGTCTTCTTGAGAGTACGAAGGGGGGGAAGCAGGCTGTCACACTGGCCGATGGGGGCGAGAGGGTATATCTACTGGACGGGGATATCGTGCGGATGAGCGCTTTCCTTGGGGATGAGGCGTCCGGGGTTGGCTTTGGGGAGTGCACTGGGGAGATTTACCCAGTCATATCTTCATAG
- a CDS encoding uncharacterized protein (transcript_id=CADANIAT00004142), translated as MEEQYAALASKITSLATSHQKPRYLVAVAGAPGSGKTTLATAVAAQINRSGLLSHKSTNQSDDNSQTNEIAKRALVLSMDGFHLPRSELDTLPNKERTEAYVRRGAPWTFDIPAFLEFMRTLRLWADSGSPSSSSEETAGVLYAPTFSHSTKDPIPNSIVIDHTTSIVIIEGNYLLLDKPQWRDIAPLVDYRVFVDVDLAEARERLAQRHVEAGIEQTLEEGFLRVDRNDAINGALVKGHVVDGVDIVLRKKETNPSFVLRAVKDVAFEDRVIPPLKDPWDVRVQVAQTGICGSDVHYWQRGRIGDFILESPIVLGHESSGIVTEIGSAVKNLKVGQKVAIEPGVPCRHCDYCRSGSYNLCPDTVFAATPPHDGTLQKYYITQADYCYPLPYHMGLEEGAMVEPVAVAVQITKVGNVRPNQTVVVFGCGPIGLLCQAVSKAYACKKVIGVDISQSRLDFAQAFGADGVFLPPPRPEGVEETAWSEKVAALIKEKFGLGEGPDVVLEATGAQSCIQTGVHLVKKGGTYVQAGMGKENVVFPITTACIRDLTIRGSIRYSTGCYPVAVDLIASGKIDVRAGGGGL; from the exons ATGGAAGAGCAGTACGCCGCCCTTGCATCCAAAATAACTTCTCTCGCTACATCGCACCAGAAGCCCCGGTACCTCGTCGCAGTCGCTGGCGCGCCGGGCTCCGGCAAGACAACGCTCGCAACTGCAGTGGCGGCACAGATAAACCGATCTGGACTACTCTCACACAAAAGCACAAATCAAAGCGATGACAATAGTCAGACAAATGAGATAGCGAAGAGAGCTCTTGTCCTCTCCATGGACGGCTTCCACCTCCCACGCTCAGAACTCGACACCCTCCCCAACAAAGAGAGAACCGAGGCGTATGTCCGGCGCGGTGCGCCGTGGACATTTGATATTCCTGCCTTTCTGGAGTTTATGAGGACTTTACGATTATGGGCGGACTCGGGCTcgccatcgtcgtcgtcagaGGAGACAGCAGGAGTATTGTACGCGCCAACATTCTCGCACAGCACAAAGGATCCGATACCGAACTCCATTGTCATCGACCACACAACAAGCATCGTAATCATAGAAGGGAACTACCTTCTCCTCGATAAGCCGCAGTGGCGCGATATCGCGCCACTCGTGGACTACCGAGTGTTTGTGGATGTGGATTTAGCTGAGGCGAGGGAGAGACTAGCGCAGAGGCATGTTGAGGCAGGAATTGAGCAGACTCTAGAAGAGGGTTTTCTAAGAGTCGATCGGAATGATGCAATTAATGGGGCTCTGGTAAAGGGGCACGTCGTGGATGGGGTGGACATAGTCTTGCGCA AAAAGGAAACAAACCCATCTTTCGTCCTCCGCGCAGTCAAAGACGTCGCCTTCGAGGACAGAGTTATTCCCCCTCTAAAAGACCCCTGGGATGTGCGCGTCCAAGTTGCTCAGACAGGGATATGCGGCAGCGATGTGCATTATTGGCAGAGGGGGAGGATTGGAG ACTTTATCCTCGAGTCACCTATCGTCCTCGGCCATGAGAGCTCCGGGATCGTGACGGAGATTGGATCAGCGGTCAAAAACCTCAAAGTCGGACAAAAGGTTGCTATTGAACCAGGGGTTCCTTGTAGACA TTGCGACTACTGTCGCTCAGGATCGTACAACCTCTGCCCAGACACCGTCTTCGCCGCGACGCCACCCCACGATGGGACGCTGCAAAAGTACTATATCACCCAGGCAGACTACTGCTACCCGTTGCCCTACCACATGGGCCTCGAAGAAGGCGCTATGGTGGAACCAGTCGCAGTGGCTGTACAGATAACCAAAGTGGGCAATGTCCGGCCGAACCAGACGGTCGTTGTATTTGGGTGCGGGCCTATCGGGCTACTCTGCCAGGCTGTGTCCAAGGCGTACGCATGCAAGAAGGTCATAGGGGTGGATATCAGTCAATCAAGGCTAGACTTTGCACAGGCGTTCGGCGCAGATGGGGtctttctccctcctcccaggCCagagggcgttgaggagACGGCATGGAGCGAGAAAGTGGCGGCGCTGATCAAGGAGAAGTTCGGGCTGGGCGAGGGCCCGGATGTCGTCCTGGAGGCGACCGGTGCGCAGAGCTGTATCCAGACCGGGGTGCATTTGGTCAAGAAAGGAGGCACGTATGTGCAGGCAGGGATGGGCAAGGAGAACGTCGTCTTCCCCATCACGACAGCCTGCATCCGGGACCTGACGATCCGGGGCTCGATCCGGTACAGCACGGGGTGCTACCCAGTTGCCGTGGACTTGATCGCCAGTGGCAAGATTGAC GTTCGagcaggcggaggaggcctTTGA
- a CDS encoding uncharacterized protein (transcript_id=CADANIAT00004143) — translation MPCGPNRHSDLDRGGFAIQRERTKGVAMIYNTSSTANELASQIASENKITCRAYQANVTSKEEITSTINRIKSDFGKLDIVVANSGIASSVSAEEYTVEQWRQIMDVNLDGAFWTAQAAANIFKEQGSGKGSIVFTASVSASLVNVPQKQAAVWALLIPFYNASKAAVVQLAKCLSVEWVDYCRVNCISPGFIATEILDHHPKEWREKWYDMIPAKRMAQAYELKGAYVFAASDASSYMTGADIIIDGGYNLP, via the exons ATGCCGTGCGGCCCTAATAGGCATTCTGACCTTGACCGGGGGGGTTTTGCGATAC aaagagagagaacaaAGGGC GTTGCAATGATCTACAACACCTCCTCAACGGCCAACGAACTCGCATCCCAGATCGCCTCAGAGAACAAGATAACCTGCCGCGCGTACCAAGCGAATGTCACTTCCAAGGAAGAAATCACGTCTACCATCAACAGAATAAAATCTGATTTTGGCAAGCTCGACATCGTCGTTGCGAACTCAGGAATCGCGTCATCTGTCTCAGCTGAGGAGTATACTGTCGAGCAATGGCGCCAGATCATGGACGTCAACCTCGACGGCGCGTTCTGGACGGCTCAGGCAGCGGCGAATATCTTCAAGGAACAAGGGTCCGGAAAGGGCAGTATTGTGTTTACAGCGAGTGTGAGCGCAAGTCTGGTGAATGTGCCGCAGAAGCAGGCTGCTGTATGGGCCCTCCTTATTCCCTTC TATAACGCTTCCAAAGCCGCCGTGGTCCAACTGGCAAAATGCCTTTCTGTCGAGTGGGTCGATTATTGCCGAGTCAACTGTATATCGCCAGGTTTCATCGCCACAGAGATACTCGACCACCATCCGAAGGAGTGGAGGGAGAAGTGGTACGATATGATCCCTGCTAAGCGAATGGCGCAGGCGTATGAGCTGAAGGGG GCGTACGTATTTGCAGCGTCTGATGCGTCGAGTTATATGACTGGTGCGGATATCATCATAGATGGCGGGTATAATCTTCCTTAG